A window of the Tenebrio molitor chromosome 1, icTenMoli1.1, whole genome shotgun sequence genome harbors these coding sequences:
- the LOC138136841 gene encoding uncharacterized protein gives MPKQKISLREKILQWTSKKDLYEIKSTREMFCKACGKLFICEKKCHLQQHEQTAIHKENIMTPLRQTLLTQNLEESANSTFNMELCNVFLAANIPWHKLQNPAFQNFLTKYCGRKIPDESTLRKNYLPKCYKDTIDRIRNELDPFNIWVSVDETTDALGRYVANCLVGKLSEDEPGKSYLSASKQLERTNHETIARFVNQSLEILWSTRVVAEKFLLFVTDGAPYMIKSGRHLKVFYPKIVHVTCLAHALNLVAEKIRYQYEDVDNLISNVKKIFVKAPLRVEMYKEKLKEMPLPPQPILTRWGTWLQAAMFYSEHFDSIKEVVMSFDGSSAVAIQKAQSIMKKPGIKNQLIYVRSNFKIICESITQLEKNGLPLTDSIKIVENVFTSLKKSPGPVAAVALKKLEDVTEKNPGYKFLLELARIFRGEDVPEHDTKMEEIYYKFAPITSCEVERSFSKYKSILVDNRQCFKVENLEQYLVCNVNT, from the exons atgccgaaacaaaaaattagtttacgcgaaaaaatattacagtggacaagcaagaaagatttatatgaaataaaatcaacccgagaaatgttttgtaaagcttgtggtaaactg tttatatgcgaaaaaaaatgtcacttgcaacagcatgagcaaacggccatccataaagagaacattatgacaccgcttcggcaaacgttgctgacacagaacttggaggaatcggcaaatagtacattcaatatggaactttgtaacgtctttttagctgccaatataccatggcacaaactacaaaatcctgcgtttcagaattttctgacaaaatattgtggtagaaaaattccggatgagtctactttacggaaaaattatttaccaaaatgctacaaagat actattgaccgcattcggaatgagctggatccttttaacatatgggtttcagttgacgaaacaacagatgcacttgggcgatatgtggcgaattgtctggttgggaaactttcagaagatgaacctggaaaatcttatctttcggcgtctaaacaattagaaagaacaaatcatgagacaatagctagattcgtaaatcaatctttag aaatcttgtggagtaccagagttgttgctgaaaagtttcttttgtttgtaacggatggagcaccatatatgataaaatctggtagacaccttaaggtgttttatccaaaaattgtgcatgtcacatgcttagcgcatgctttaaatctagtggctgaaaaaattcgctatcaatatgaagatgtggataatttaatttcgaacgtgaaaaaaattttcgttaaggcacctttgagagttgaaatgtacaaagaaaaactaaaagaaatgccactgcctccacagccaattttaacacgatggggaacatggcttcaggctgctatgttttacagcgaacactttgattccattaaagaa gttgtcatgtcctttgatggaagttctgctgttgctattcaaaaagcacagtctataatgaagaaacccggaataaaaaaccaattaatttatgttcgcagtaattttaaaataatctgcgaaagtattactcaattggaaaaaaatgggttacctttaaccgattcaatcaaaattgttgaaaacgtatttacctccctaaaaaaatctccaggccctgtagcagcagtagcattaaaaaaacttgaagatgttactgaaaaaaatcctggatacaaatttcttctagaattggcaagaatttttagaggtgaagatgtgccggaacatgacaccaaaatggaagaaatttattacaaatttgcgcccattacctcttgcgaggtagaaagaagtttttcaaaatataagtccattttggtggataaccgacaatgttttaaagtagaaaatttagagcaatatcttgtatgcaatgtaaatacgtaa